From the genome of Sphingobium sp. JS3065, one region includes:
- a CDS encoding response regulator transcription factor, with amino-acid sequence MSYKVLLVEDDTTTADYIAKGLAEEGFTVDQAEDGREGLFMATEAKHDVIILDRMLPGMDGMAVLAALRAAGIETPIMILSALATADERVKGLNGGSDDYLAKPFAFAELLARLRIMLRRGKVAQAETRMTCGDLEVDLLSRKAARGSRSIELQPREFRLLEYMMRHKGEVVTRTMLLEGVWDYHFDPGTNVIDVHISRLRRKIDEDGEPPFIHTVRGAGYRLSENG; translated from the coding sequence ATGAGCTACAAGGTGCTGCTCGTCGAGGATGACACCACGACGGCCGACTATATCGCAAAGGGCCTTGCCGAAGAGGGCTTCACGGTCGATCAGGCGGAAGACGGCCGAGAGGGCCTGTTCATGGCGACCGAGGCGAAGCATGATGTGATCATCCTTGACCGGATGCTGCCCGGCATGGACGGCATGGCGGTGCTCGCGGCCCTGCGGGCGGCGGGTATCGAAACGCCGATCATGATTTTGTCCGCGCTCGCGACCGCTGACGAACGGGTCAAGGGGCTGAACGGCGGATCGGACGATTATCTAGCCAAGCCTTTTGCCTTCGCCGAACTGCTGGCACGGCTGCGGATCATGCTGCGGCGTGGGAAGGTCGCACAGGCCGAGACGCGGATGACATGCGGCGATCTGGAAGTAGATCTGCTCTCCCGCAAGGCCGCGCGTGGGAGCCGGTCGATCGAACTGCAACCGCGGGAGTTTCGCCTGCTGGAATATATGATGCGCCACAAGGGCGAGGTCGTGACCCGGACCATGTTGCTGGAGGGGGTCTGGGATTATCATTTCGACCCAGGCACCAATGTCATCGATGTCCATATCAGCCGGTTGAGGCGCAAGATCGACGAAGATGGTGAACCGCCGTTTATCCACACGGTACGCGGCGCTGGGTATCGCCTGAGCGAGAATGGTTGA